The Candidatus Bathyarchaeota archaeon genome has a segment encoding these proteins:
- a CDS encoding amidophosphoribosyltransferase codes for MSDHPKMACGVFAAIDFDKHPVFPLLYWGIRSQNHRGHQSHGFLTYDGEFHVHKALNLVPKIEKSEVEKWLAKLPGYIGVANVRYTTSGKTDHESLQKGTQPVKAEKDDLKLAVSFNGNVVNTRQLLKEIREVFPDFYYECDAELICRKLLIELLKERDLASAVKKCMEEIEGAFSVSGITGDGKFFAFKDPYGIRPLCAGHSENGKIYVFSSETVGLDINGLTLDFELEPGEFVLVSEDGFKREKLVENGRAFCAFEFAYFARPDSRFDDKFVYEIREEFGRNLARENPDIVKDADIIVSMPETGNDAAYGLHEETGLRWERATRRHRFVTERAFILLPHERYRTIDKKINILADKIRGKRVIIVDDSIVRGDTTRVVVEKLRKMGAKKVYIFITFPRIIGPCFYGIDMATYGELIGSKHTPEEIAKIVGADAVRYQSIEGFVRATGLKREELCLGCITRKYPTRLAQKLADEMYEKFVKGYKETGRIYEVTNLGDELAKSLRSSKC; via the coding sequence ATGAGCGACCACCCAAAAATGGCGTGCGGAGTCTTCGCAGCCATAGACTTTGATAAACATCCAGTCTTTCCGCTATTATACTGGGGGATAAGGTCTCAAAATCATAGAGGACACCAATCGCACGGTTTTCTAACTTACGACGGCGAGTTCCACGTACATAAAGCCCTAAACCTAGTTCCAAAAATAGAGAAAAGCGAAGTTGAAAAATGGCTAGCTAAGCTTCCGGGCTATATAGGAGTAGCCAACGTGAGGTACACGACCTCTGGAAAAACGGATCATGAATCTCTGCAAAAGGGAACACAGCCCGTAAAAGCCGAAAAAGATGATTTGAAGCTTGCAGTTTCCTTTAATGGAAACGTTGTGAACACAAGGCAGCTTCTTAAGGAAATCAGGGAAGTTTTTCCAGACTTCTACTACGAGTGCGACGCCGAACTTATCTGCAGAAAACTTCTCATAGAATTGCTGAAAGAAAGAGATTTAGCATCTGCCGTTAAGAAATGCATGGAGGAAATTGAAGGTGCATTCTCAGTTTCCGGAATAACCGGCGACGGGAAGTTTTTTGCTTTTAAAGATCCTTATGGAATAAGGCCTTTGTGTGCGGGGCATAGTGAAAATGGTAAGATTTACGTTTTTTCGTCGGAGACTGTTGGTCTTGACATAAACGGTTTAACTTTAGATTTTGAGCTTGAGCCGGGCGAGTTTGTTTTGGTTTCAGAAGACGGATTTAAACGTGAAAAACTAGTTGAAAATGGTAGGGCTTTTTGCGCTTTTGAATTTGCCTATTTTGCTAGGCCGGATTCAAGATTTGACGACAAATTTGTTTATGAAATCCGCGAAGAGTTCGGTAGGAATTTGGCTAGGGAGAATCCGGACATAGTGAAGGATGCAGACATAATTGTTTCAATGCCTGAAACTGGAAATGATGCGGCTTATGGGCTTCACGAAGAAACAGGGCTTAGATGGGAAAGAGCAACTAGGAGACATCGTTTCGTAACCGAAAGGGCATTCATACTTTTGCCGCATGAAAGATACAGGACAATAGATAAGAAGATTAACATTTTAGCAGATAAGATAAGGGGTAAACGAGTTATAATTGTTGATGACAGCATAGTTCGAGGAGACACAACCCGTGTGGTTGTTGAAAAACTGCGGAAGATGGGCGCCAAAAAGGTTTACATTTTCATAACTTTCCCAAGGATTATAGGGCCATGCTTCTATGGAATAGACATGGCTACTTACGGTGAACTGATAGGTTCTAAACATACTCCCGAGGAAATCGCGAAAATAGTTGGAGCCGACGCAGTGAGATATCAGTCTATTGAAGGCTTTGTGAGGGCTACGGGCCTAAAAAGGGAAGAACTCTGCTTAGGCTGTATAACACGTAAGTATCCAACTCGGCTTGCCCAAAAACTTGCAGACGAAATGTACGAAAAATTTGTTAAGGGCTACAAGGAAACTGGAAGAATATACGAAGTTACAAATCTAGGCGATGAATTAGCTAAGAGCTTACGCAGTAGTAAATGCTAA
- a CDS encoding DHH family phosphoesterase, with protein MSLENFKTQAEKAISEIRKIGFKEAFIIHHDDADGLCSAAITKAALEREGLKVKVFCLEKIYPEVVESLHKASNQLIFYVDIGSAHADYISQCNKSKNLVVILDHHDPRPSTDPKVYDLNLEHFGFKGETDFSGATCCYLFAKALNDKNFDLSYIALIGSCEIPSGFSSLNKMVLDEALKNGIVKPARKSFEIVKFGVRIDKFFSKLQILGAAGYYENGPLLGVEACLNGLSEEVEKKVEELENRRKAVNKRLLAILYRKRLNETRNIQWFDAGDLYRGMGSKVIGQFCSFLSYQLRLVKPNKYIIGFMNLQPEIPGWGRLKQSLAKASVRTPKKLKEMIDNGKLPGAVELVVAASKDFGIADGHQYAANIVLPRDKKEEIIENAEQFIGHNF; from the coding sequence ATGAGCCTTGAAAATTTTAAAACTCAAGCCGAAAAGGCGATTTCTGAAATTAGAAAAATAGGTTTTAAAGAGGCATTTATCATCCATCATGACGATGCCGACGGGTTATGCTCAGCAGCCATAACCAAGGCGGCCCTCGAAAGAGAAGGATTGAAAGTCAAGGTTTTCTGCCTAGAGAAAATTTATCCGGAAGTTGTTGAAAGTCTGCATAAAGCTTCTAATCAGCTAATTTTCTACGTTGACATAGGCTCAGCTCACGCAGATTACATTTCGCAATGCAATAAAAGCAAAAATTTAGTTGTGATACTTGACCATCACGATCCGAGGCCTTCAACCGACCCGAAGGTTTACGATTTAAACCTAGAACATTTCGGATTTAAGGGTGAAACAGACTTTTCGGGAGCCACATGCTGCTACTTGTTCGCTAAAGCATTGAATGACAAAAATTTTGATTTATCTTATATTGCGCTTATAGGCAGCTGCGAAATTCCAAGCGGCTTCTCAAGCTTAAACAAAATGGTTTTAGATGAAGCATTAAAAAATGGCATAGTTAAACCTGCTAGGAAAAGTTTTGAAATAGTAAAGTTTGGGGTTCGAATTGACAAGTTTTTCTCTAAACTTCAAATTCTCGGAGCAGCCGGATACTATGAGAACGGCCCACTCCTCGGTGTGGAAGCATGTTTAAATGGGCTCAGTGAGGAAGTTGAAAAGAAAGTTGAGGAGCTTGAAAATAGAAGAAAAGCTGTGAATAAGCGTCTTTTGGCAATTTTATACCGTAAAAGGCTTAATGAAACAAGGAATATCCAATGGTTTGACGCTGGAGACCTCTATAGAGGAATGGGCTCAAAAGTTATCGGGCAGTTCTGCTCCTTCCTATCTTATCAACTGCGGCTTGTTAAACCCAATAAGTACATAATTGGGTTTATGAACTTGCAGCCTGAAATTCCAGGTTGGGGGAGGCTAAAACAGTCTTTGGCTAAGGCTTCTGTGCGAACTCCGAAAAAATTGAAGGAAATGATTGATAACGGAAAGCTTCCGGGAGCCGTTGAACTAGTCGTTGCGGCTTCTAAGGATTTTGGAATCGCAGACGGCCACCAGTACGCAGCGAATATTGTTTTACCTAGAGATAAAAAGGAGGAAATTATTGAAAATGCAGAGCAGTTCATAGGGCATAACTTTTAA
- a CDS encoding CBS domain-containing protein, translated as MLKKLRLEAGLTQRQLAKLVGISQAHIAKIENEKVDPRLSTINKILEVLTSGKKRKCKEIMTENVIFASPNDRVLEVSKIMMKHAISQLPVIENGIVIGTVTEESIIRNLSSTVAERKVEEIMEPPLPMIPENASINVAKSLLEESPAVLVVKKGKVKGIITRSDLLKIVSKTI; from the coding sequence ATGCTTAAGAAGTTAAGGCTTGAAGCAGGTTTAACGCAAAGGCAACTCGCAAAGCTCGTGGGAATTTCACAGGCGCATATAGCAAAAATAGAAAATGAGAAGGTAGACCCAAGGCTTTCAACGATTAACAAAATACTTGAGGTATTAACCAGCGGGAAGAAAAGAAAGTGTAAGGAAATAATGACTGAAAATGTCATTTTTGCAAGTCCAAACGATAGAGTTCTAGAGGTAAGCAAAATCATGATGAAACATGCAATTTCTCAACTCCCAGTAATTGAAAATGGAATAGTCATAGGAACAGTAACAGAAGAGAGCATAATTCGAAATCTCAGCTCAACCGTGGCGGAAAGAAAAGTTGAAGAAATAATGGAGCCTCCACTACCGATGATTCCAGAAAATGCATCCATAAACGTCGCAAAATCCCTTCTAGAAGAAAGCCCAGCGGTTCTAGTCGTTAAAAAGGGAAAGGTGAAGGGAATTATAACACGTTCAGACCTACTAAAAATAGTTTCAAAAACAATATAG
- a CDS encoding methionine adenosyltransferase yields MSRNIMVECLRQTPLEKQKLEIVERKGLGHPDSICDAIMDRVSVELSKEYLKRVGAILHHNADKSLLVAGDAEIRFGGGKVKEPMLLIFGDRATFNADGVEIPVKEIAINAAKQWIRENLRFVDPEIHVRYQVELKPGSPELVDIFKRRTGVLGANDTSAAVGYAPMTRTEKTVLELEQYINSQDFKRKFPESGEDVKVMGLRKNNELNLTVAMPLVDRYVENEREYFIKKAEILEEIKSFVQEKSDFERVNVKLNTLDVEGRGIHGVYLTVLGTSAESGDSGQVGRGNRVNGVIPLNRPLCSEAAAGKNPVSHVGKIYNLLTHRIAEKVYENVPGLEEVYIWLLSQIGKPIDQPAIAAAQVVMKSGNDFEKVQKNIEEVVNDELENIDKFCMDLAYGRLKIC; encoded by the coding sequence ATGTCTAGGAACATTATGGTTGAATGTTTGAGGCAAACTCCGCTTGAAAAGCAGAAGCTTGAAATAGTTGAACGTAAGGGTTTGGGGCACCCAGACTCCATATGCGACGCAATAATGGACAGGGTATCAGTAGAGCTGAGTAAAGAGTATTTGAAAAGGGTTGGTGCAATTCTTCATCATAACGCTGACAAATCTTTGCTTGTAGCTGGAGACGCTGAAATTCGATTTGGCGGTGGAAAAGTAAAGGAACCTATGCTTCTTATATTCGGGGATAGAGCAACATTCAACGCCGACGGAGTTGAAATTCCAGTTAAAGAAATAGCGATAAACGCTGCAAAACAATGGATTAGAGAAAACCTCCGTTTTGTAGACCCAGAAATTCACGTTCGATATCAAGTTGAACTTAAGCCAGGTTCACCAGAGCTTGTTGACATATTCAAACGGAGAACTGGAGTCCTAGGCGCAAATGACACTTCAGCAGCAGTTGGTTACGCTCCAATGACAAGAACTGAAAAAACCGTTTTAGAACTTGAACAATACATTAACTCGCAAGACTTCAAAAGAAAGTTCCCAGAGAGCGGAGAAGACGTTAAGGTCATGGGATTAAGAAAAAACAACGAACTCAACCTGACGGTGGCAATGCCCTTGGTCGATAGATACGTTGAAAATGAGAGAGAATATTTCATCAAAAAAGCCGAAATTTTAGAAGAAATAAAGAGCTTTGTTCAGGAAAAATCGGACTTTGAAAGGGTAAATGTTAAATTAAACACCTTAGATGTTGAGGGCAGAGGAATTCATGGAGTCTATTTGACGGTTTTGGGAACAAGTGCAGAAAGCGGAGATTCAGGCCAAGTTGGAAGAGGAAACAGGGTAAATGGAGTTATTCCATTAAATAGGCCCCTATGTTCAGAGGCTGCCGCCGGAAAAAACCCAGTAAGCCATGTCGGCAAAATCTACAACCTGTTAACTCACCGCATAGCAGAGAAAGTCTATGAAAATGTGCCGGGCCTCGAAGAAGTTTACATTTGGCTTCTAAGCCAAATAGGAAAACCTATTGATCAACCAGCCATAGCAGCTGCACAGGTTGTAATGAAATCTGGCAACGACTTCGAGAAAGTACAGAAAAACATCGAAGAAGTTGTAAATGATGAACTTGAAAACATAGATAAATTCTGCATGGACCTAGCCTATGGCAGACTAAAAATCTGCTAG
- a CDS encoding PadR family transcriptional regulator, whose translation MTVMFSDLMEAKVLKTMHERIIKSFMDIIVLSELRNGPMSGYDVISYIHNKFRILVSSGTVYSLLYSLERDGLIEGRWNERKRVYTLTEKGKRTIETILNANEKIKSFLLNLLKG comes from the coding sequence ATGACTGTAATGTTTAGTGATTTAATGGAAGCAAAAGTTCTAAAAACAATGCATGAAAGGATCATAAAAAGCTTCATGGACATAATAGTTCTATCTGAACTTAGAAACGGACCAATGAGCGGATACGACGTAATATCCTACATACATAACAAATTCCGAATCTTAGTAAGCTCAGGAACCGTATACTCGCTCCTATACTCGCTTGAAAGAGACGGCCTAATAGAAGGGAGATGGAACGAGAGAAAAAGGGTTTATACCCTAACTGAGAAGGGAAAAAGAACCATAGAGACCATACTTAACGCAAATGAGAAAATCAAAAGTTTCCTGCTAAACTTGCTGAAAGGTTAA
- a CDS encoding CdvA-like protein, which yields MTWWKESFEKINSELELIKQKRNALENLLNSGRISQTTYEYYSKELAELEEEIENRRKALVEKMNAKISHLENQLQVLEMLFTEIEISHAVGKMDEETYNRQRDALSTGLEFARQELNALKDTLSSIEPFKAEVEAPAEQQILTEGAVEETVQVPTEPQEEEKVEEQVTVETVETVEPVEVTPEETQPPIETEETPVEEIPTEEINVQTVEAETEGAVETTEGAVEETVEA from the coding sequence TTGACTTGGTGGAAGGAATCTTTTGAAAAAATAAACAGTGAATTAGAACTTATAAAGCAAAAGAGGAATGCATTAGAAAACTTGTTGAATTCCGGAAGAATTTCGCAAACCACATACGAATACTACAGTAAGGAGCTTGCAGAACTAGAAGAGGAAATTGAAAACAGGCGAAAAGCACTAGTTGAGAAAATGAACGCGAAAATCAGCCATCTAGAGAATCAACTTCAAGTTTTAGAAATGCTCTTTACAGAAATCGAAATTTCCCATGCAGTTGGCAAAATGGATGAGGAAACCTACAATAGGCAAAGAGACGCATTAAGCACAGGACTTGAATTTGCAAGGCAGGAGTTAAACGCTTTAAAGGACACTTTGTCAAGCATTGAACCCTTTAAAGCAGAGGTGGAAGCACCAGCGGAACAACAAATTTTGACAGAAGGGGCTGTTGAAGAAACCGTACAAGTTCCAACCGAACCTCAAGAAGAGGAAAAGGTTGAGGAACAAGTCACCGTGGAAACCGTTGAAACGGTTGAACCCGTGGAAGTTACACCCGAAGAAACTCAACCTCCTATAGAAACGGAAGAGACTCCAGTAGAAGAAATTCCCACCGAAGAAATTAACGTGCAAACTGTTGAAGCAGAAACTGAAGGAGCAGTAGAAACAACAGAAGGGGCTGTTGAAGAAACAGTTGAAGCCTAG
- a CDS encoding class II histone deacetylase, whose amino-acid sequence MKVGITYHEKLQQYDLGPSHPFRGDRFENAKRYFEEKGLFKLSNVTVLKPEPAGKEELLLVHDESYIDHIFRLAEESKPYDIETPVSPSILEAALLIVGGSILAASQVCEGKLKRGISLGGGLHHAGKNYGGGFCLFNDVAIAAQYVRKKFHLKRILILDYDVHFGNGTSDIFYKDPNVLFISIHQDPRTIYPGTGFIEQVGRGTGEGFNVNVPLPPGTCDETYLHVAEEIFVPLAHEFKPEIIFANGGSDPHFADMLGNLCLSGQGFFRLSKLIAKVSDEICDGKLVMMIGSGYNPAVLPLCWYALIAGAVGLESIEVTEPYPPPRESPWTKRKAEEALRNLKHTLSKYWKCF is encoded by the coding sequence TTGAAAGTTGGAATTACTTACCATGAGAAACTTCAACAGTACGATCTGGGGCCTAGCCATCCCTTCAGAGGAGACCGTTTTGAAAATGCAAAGCGATACTTTGAAGAAAAGGGGCTGTTTAAACTTTCAAATGTTACTGTTTTAAAGCCTGAACCAGCTGGAAAGGAAGAATTGCTTCTCGTTCATGATGAAAGCTATATTGACCATATTTTCAGACTCGCCGAGGAGAGTAAACCCTACGACATTGAAACCCCGGTTTCTCCATCAATTCTTGAGGCCGCCCTACTAATCGTAGGGGGAAGTATACTAGCCGCAAGCCAAGTCTGCGAAGGAAAACTAAAGAGGGGAATATCCCTCGGCGGAGGCTTACATCACGCAGGGAAAAACTACGGCGGCGGATTCTGCCTATTCAACGACGTGGCAATCGCCGCGCAATATGTCAGAAAAAAGTTTCACTTAAAAAGAATACTCATACTTGACTATGACGTGCATTTTGGAAATGGAACAAGCGACATATTCTACAAAGACCCAAACGTTCTTTTCATATCGATTCATCAAGACCCGAGGACAATATATCCGGGAACAGGCTTTATTGAGCAAGTTGGCCGAGGCACAGGGGAAGGTTTCAACGTGAATGTTCCTCTTCCACCCGGAACGTGCGACGAAACCTACCTTCACGTAGCGGAGGAAATTTTCGTTCCGCTAGCCCACGAGTTTAAGCCCGAAATAATTTTCGCTAACGGTGGGAGCGATCCGCATTTTGCTGATATGCTTGGAAACCTATGCCTAAGCGGTCAAGGCTTCTTTAGGCTTTCTAAATTAATTGCCAAGGTTTCAGACGAAATCTGCGATGGAAAACTTGTTATGATGATTGGAAGCGGATACAACCCGGCTGTTCTTCCCCTATGCTGGTATGCGTTAATCGCAGGGGCTGTAGGTCTAGAAAGTATAGAGGTGACTGAACCTTATCCTCCGCCGAGGGAGTCTCCTTGGACTAAAAGGAAGGCTGAAGAAGCCTTAAGAAACCTTAAACATACTCTAAGCAAATACTGGAAATGTTTCTGA
- a CDS encoding aminotransferase class V-fold PLP-dependent enzyme — protein sequence MQNIEEIRENFPIVRNKVFLNHAAHSPLPKPVANSMKEYLKQASELWVSEVNLEEPKKLFAKLINATPEELAFVPNTSTGLNIVANMLDYGENSNIVTTDLEFPSVVYPWLRKKLNVKVRYVRNVNGKIPMEAFENAIDDDTVAVVVSHVEYANGFKNNLEFLSKLAHDYGAYLVVDAIQSAGAIQVDVKRADIDFLTTACYKWLLSPTGVGFLYIKEELIEEFEKLAEKGIIVSARANGIRVSPHFYNTKEEIDRLIDELLEQK from the coding sequence ATGCAGAACATAGAGGAAATTCGCGAAAATTTTCCAATAGTTAGAAATAAAGTATTTTTAAACCATGCGGCTCATTCTCCACTTCCAAAGCCTGTAGCTAACTCCATGAAAGAATACTTGAAACAAGCCTCTGAACTTTGGGTTTCAGAAGTAAACCTAGAAGAACCGAAAAAGCTCTTTGCAAAGTTAATCAATGCCACACCCGAAGAGTTGGCTTTTGTCCCTAACACTTCAACTGGCCTAAACATAGTTGCAAACATGCTTGATTACGGCGAAAATTCTAACATTGTAACGACCGATTTGGAATTTCCATCAGTTGTTTATCCTTGGCTTAGGAAGAAACTGAACGTTAAAGTTCGATACGTTCGGAACGTTAACGGTAAAATTCCAATGGAAGCATTTGAAAACGCAATAGACGATGACACGGTCGCAGTAGTTGTTAGTCATGTTGAATATGCTAACGGTTTCAAGAATAATCTGGAATTTCTGTCTAAGCTAGCCCATGATTACGGTGCATATCTGGTTGTCGACGCAATACAATCTGCTGGCGCAATCCAAGTAGACGTTAAACGTGCCGACATAGACTTTTTGACCACAGCTTGTTATAAGTGGCTTTTAAGTCCAACAGGAGTAGGATTCCTATATATTAAGGAAGAGCTTATTGAAGAGTTTGAGAAGCTGGCTGAAAAGGGAATAATTGTTTCAGCAAGAGCCAACGGCATTAGAGTTTCCCCTCACTTCTATAATACAAAAGAAGAAATTGACAGATTAATCGATGAACTATTAGAGCAGAAGTAA
- a CDS encoding DUF72 domain-containing protein, which produces MDKIYLGTSGWSYKDWVGPFYLSEEESKLAYYSKIFDTAEIDSTFYAYPTKGTVYGWLKYTRPEFVYSAKLPRLITHKKKMDVKQGVEEDVNKFCELMKPLLLEGKLACLLIQFPPGLKYDLSKLEGFLAILPKEFRFAVEFRDISWLRKETYSLLESYNVAYTIVDEPLLPPEVHVTADIAYFRWHGKGERPWYNYRYKEDELKPWIPKIKEAAKQTKAVYGYFNNHFHGYAVENCLQILEMLGVITSEQRKAKERIENYFKTQAERPPPTPAKRKTLAAFMPEQIQKLGFKDLLRFFMDERRIRRAKGIKDNEVSIKDVSENRIVATVREYHIIIDFRNRTILHDCADWSRCIPVKQFCKHLGKLMMSLPEEKAVETMRKICLELEKWEFKPYTA; this is translated from the coding sequence GTGGATAAAATTTATTTGGGCACTTCAGGCTGGAGCTATAAAGACTGGGTCGGCCCGTTCTACCTAAGCGAAGAAGAAAGCAAGCTTGCATACTATTCGAAAATTTTTGATACTGCCGAAATAGACTCAACTTTTTACGCTTACCCAACTAAAGGAACAGTTTACGGCTGGCTCAAGTATACGCGGCCGGAATTTGTATATTCAGCTAAGTTGCCAAGGCTTATTACTCATAAAAAGAAAATGGACGTTAAACAGGGAGTAGAAGAAGACGTGAACAAGTTTTGCGAATTGATGAAGCCTCTTCTTCTCGAAGGAAAACTTGCATGTTTGCTTATTCAGTTTCCTCCAGGTCTAAAATATGATTTAAGTAAACTTGAAGGTTTTTTAGCTATTTTGCCCAAAGAATTTAGGTTTGCAGTTGAATTTCGGGATATTTCTTGGCTTAGAAAAGAAACTTATAGCCTTTTGGAAAGCTATAATGTTGCATACACAATTGTTGACGAACCATTACTTCCTCCGGAGGTTCATGTTACAGCCGACATAGCCTATTTCAGATGGCATGGAAAGGGAGAAAGACCATGGTACAACTACCGCTATAAAGAAGATGAACTTAAACCATGGATACCGAAAATAAAGGAAGCAGCAAAACAAACCAAAGCAGTTTACGGCTATTTCAACAACCACTTTCACGGATACGCTGTTGAAAACTGCCTCCAAATCCTAGAAATGCTCGGAGTGATAACTTCGGAACAGAGAAAAGCAAAGGAAAGAATAGAAAACTACTTTAAAACCCAAGCTGAAAGGCCTCCACCAACTCCGGCCAAAAGAAAAACTTTAGCAGCCTTTATGCCGGAACAAATTCAAAAATTAGGTTTCAAAGATTTGCTGCGTTTCTTTATGGATGAGAGAAGGATAAGAAGGGCTAAAGGAATAAAGGACAACGAGGTTTCAATAAAGGATGTTTCAGAAAACCGCATAGTAGCCACGGTTAGGGAATACCACATAATAATTGATTTCAGGAACAGAACTATTCTGCATGACTGTGCGGATTGGAGCAGATGCATACCAGTTAAGCAATTCTGCAAACACTTGGGAAAGTTAATGATGAGCCTTCCTGAGGAAAAAGCCGTTGAAACTATGAGGAAAATTTGTTTAGAACTTGAAAAATGGGAGTTTAAACCCTACACTGCCTAG
- a CDS encoding HDIG domain-containing protein yields MISKEEALRLIENTSKYSHALIVSAIMRKLAEKLGENKDKWEIVGLLHDLDYDQTRNDMSKHGIIASRILKGKLPEDCLYAIKSHDYRTGFKPKSKLDKALIIADTLAIIIEGKSRKLNVEILKEEIERFSEENPWCKENLRKIEELGLKITEILRLVMSK; encoded by the coding sequence ATGATTTCCAAAGAAGAAGCATTAAGACTGATAGAAAATACAAGCAAATACTCCCATGCTTTAATTGTGTCGGCAATAATGCGTAAACTCGCCGAAAAACTTGGAGAGAACAAAGATAAATGGGAAATTGTCGGCTTGCTTCACGATTTAGACTATGACCAGACTAGGAATGACATGAGTAAACATGGAATAATTGCAAGTCGAATTCTAAAAGGTAAGCTTCCTGAAGACTGCCTATACGCAATAAAAAGTCACGATTACAGAACTGGCTTTAAACCAAAAAGTAAACTTGACAAGGCCCTAATTATAGCTGACACTTTAGCAATTATAATTGAGGGAAAGAGCAGAAAATTAAATGTGGAAATATTAAAAGAGGAAATTGAAAGATTTTCAGAAGAAAATCCCTGGTGCAAAGAGAATTTGCGAAAAATAGAGGAATTAGGATTGAAAATCACCGAAATTTTACGGTTAGTGATGTCTAAATGA
- a CDS encoding DUF72 domain-containing protein yields the protein MRETKYLIGAGGWAYFNVPGLDPLVAYSKAFNFVEVNSTFYEIPSLNLVASWRRKVPEGFYFSVRCHRSLTHKYRFEPVEKAYKILNYMISICKALKSDILHMQTPPSLVFDENRIRIFRDFFSSVSLGNVRIALEVRQAGVKELPANLVKVMQDFNMLHCVDLSKEKPAYKSDILYSRLFGKGKANVYQFTDEELKEIDEKASEEEHKRAILCFHGVKMYKDAARFKIYKETGKFPKVTSSVGLGSLKEVLSEDAQFPCTKRQLISSQGWKVIDLTGEKRVHAKELLEKLPEKTYFSLDEVIEALKLKF from the coding sequence ATGAGGGAAACCAAGTATTTGATTGGCGCTGGCGGTTGGGCATACTTTAATGTTCCAGGTTTAGACCCGCTCGTCGCTTATTCAAAAGCGTTCAACTTTGTAGAGGTAAATTCGACTTTCTATGAGATTCCAAGTCTAAACCTTGTGGCTTCTTGGCGTAGGAAAGTTCCAGAAGGTTTCTATTTCTCCGTTCGTTGCCATCGAAGTCTAACCCACAAATACAGGTTTGAACCTGTTGAAAAGGCCTACAAAATTCTAAACTATATGATTTCTATATGCAAAGCTCTAAAGTCGGATATTCTACACATGCAGACTCCGCCGAGCCTTGTTTTCGATGAAAATCGAATAAGAATTTTCCGTGACTTTTTCTCTTCCGTAAGTCTAGGCAATGTTAGAATTGCGTTAGAAGTAAGGCAGGCCGGGGTTAAAGAGCTTCCGGCCAATCTGGTTAAGGTTATGCAAGACTTCAATATGTTACATTGTGTAGACCTTTCAAAGGAGAAACCAGCCTACAAATCTGATATACTTTACTCAAGACTTTTCGGAAAGGGAAAAGCGAACGTTTACCAGTTCACGGATGAAGAACTAAAAGAAATAGATGAAAAAGCTTCTGAGGAGGAGCATAAAAGGGCTATCTTATGTTTCCACGGAGTTAAAATGTACAAGGATGCTGCAAGGTTCAAAATCTATAAGGAGACTGGGAAATTTCCGAAAGTTACGAGTTCGGTTGGCTTAGGCTCCCTAAAGGAAGTTTTAAGCGAAGACGCACAATTTCCATGCACAAAGAGACAACTAATCAGCAGTCAAGGATGGAAAGTCATAGACTTAACAGGTGAAAAACGAGTTCACGCAAAAGAGCTTCTTGAAAAACTTCCCGAAAAAACCTATTTCAGCCTAGACGAGGTTATCGAAGCATTAAAACTTAAATTTTAG